One window of Pseudomonadota bacterium genomic DNA carries:
- a CDS encoding GNAT family N-acetyltransferase has translation MQNDCTISEPARLEDIGPDAWNALAAACPDATCFQAYEWIAAWWRVFGAGRELRLYAVRRGDVLCGLAPMYLESGMLRFVGEGHSDYNVFLWHAQEPAVVELLLDMLLQHRRSKVIEFAEVPETSALAQVLHQRSDPRLRRHESTPCPRLTRTEASINNALGKKSIKRNRNKLARQGTLAVEHLDNAKDILPCLDTFYRYHIDRWSNTEYPSLFLNPDNRSFYEALVHSALPIVFTVIRVDGQLVAAHFGMRSAGWLIWYKPAFDTGLANCSPGEVLLASLIEYVSDNALDGLDFTRGEEAFKLRYCTEIRYNLNYAHHRHPPYLQDGKRALKLGVKRLLRLARLRP, from the coding sequence ATGCAGAATGATTGCACCATCAGTGAACCGGCCCGCCTCGAGGATATCGGGCCGGATGCCTGGAATGCGCTGGCGGCGGCATGTCCGGACGCAACCTGCTTCCAGGCGTACGAATGGATCGCCGCCTGGTGGCGGGTCTTCGGCGCCGGCAGGGAACTGCGTCTCTATGCCGTCCGGCGCGGGGACGTGTTGTGCGGCCTGGCGCCGATGTATCTGGAATCCGGGATGCTGCGGTTCGTCGGCGAGGGGCATTCCGACTACAACGTATTCCTCTGGCATGCGCAGGAACCTGCCGTCGTGGAACTGCTGCTGGACATGCTGCTGCAGCACCGCAGGAGCAAGGTCATCGAATTTGCGGAAGTACCGGAGACCAGCGCGCTGGCGCAGGTGCTACACCAACGCAGCGACCCCAGGTTGAGACGACACGAATCCACGCCGTGTCCCAGGCTCACGCGCACGGAGGCATCCATCAACAATGCGCTCGGCAAGAAAAGCATCAAGCGCAATCGCAACAAGCTCGCCCGGCAGGGCACGCTAGCCGTGGAGCACCTGGACAACGCCAAGGACATCCTGCCCTGTCTCGACACGTTCTACCGCTACCATATCGACAGATGGTCGAACACGGAATACCCAAGCCTGTTTCTCAATCCGGACAACCGGTCATTTTACGAAGCGCTCGTACACTCGGCGCTGCCGATCGTGTTCACCGTCATCCGTGTCGACGGCCAGCTGGTCGCCGCACATTTCGGCATGCGCTCGGCCGGCTGGCTGATCTGGTACAAGCCCGCATTCGACACCGGCCTGGCCAACTGCTCGCCCGGCGAGGTACTGCTCGCATCGCTGATAGAATACGTCAGCGACAATGCCCTGGATGGCCTCGATTTCACTCGCGGGGAGGAAGCGTTCAAGCTGCGCTACTGTACCGAGATCAGGTACAACCTGAACTACGCGCATCATCGCCACCCCCCTTATCTGCAGGATGGCAAGCGCGCCCTGAAACTGGGCGTCAAGCGGCTGTTGCGACTGGCGCGGCTCCGGCCGTAG
- a CDS encoding polysaccharide deacetylase family protein, with amino-acid sequence MTFKNLVSIIGNPFALRLTAHAPRILMYHRFAVQDEWRRFPIAAFEAQLQYLQRHFTVIRLTELAELLRDGQPPPRNAAVITVDDGYVDFHRLAAPLLVRYGMPATVFVVADFADQRIWLWYDALHYLITRTPVSAGKITFAGKQFKFRLHDDRDRNQLWGRLADHVLYAPQASKLRLIQACQDQLRIELPATPTDNYRSMNWQEINSLDPLIDIGSHTCSHPILSGVNDPDVLAHEIGASRQQIEQHIGRPVTTFCYPNGQARDYNATTLHEVERSGYVCAVSAHGGLVDPAVSNLFHLPRVPGPNTRDQFVRTISGLTHLRQKLPDKWT; translated from the coding sequence TTGACATTCAAAAATCTTGTCTCGATCATCGGAAATCCCTTCGCCCTGCGTCTGACTGCGCACGCCCCGCGCATCCTCATGTATCACCGGTTTGCCGTGCAGGACGAATGGCGGCGCTTTCCGATCGCGGCATTCGAGGCGCAGCTCCAATACCTGCAGAGACATTTCACCGTCATCCGCCTGACCGAACTCGCCGAGCTGCTCCGGGACGGGCAACCACCGCCGCGGAACGCCGCCGTGATCACCGTCGATGATGGTTATGTCGACTTCCACCGGCTGGCGGCACCGTTGCTGGTCCGCTACGGGATGCCTGCCACGGTATTCGTCGTGGCGGACTTCGCCGACCAGAGGATCTGGCTCTGGTACGATGCCTTGCATTACCTGATTACCCGGACGCCTGTATCCGCCGGCAAAATCACCTTCGCAGGCAAGCAGTTCAAATTCCGTCTGCACGACGACAGGGACCGCAACCAGCTTTGGGGCAGGCTCGCCGACCACGTTCTGTATGCGCCGCAAGCCAGCAAACTGCGCCTGATACAGGCGTGCCAGGATCAACTGCGCATCGAATTGCCGGCCACACCGACGGACAACTACCGCTCGATGAACTGGCAGGAGATCAACAGCCTCGATCCGCTGATCGACATCGGTTCGCACACCTGCAGCCACCCGATACTTTCCGGTGTCAACGACCCGGACGTGCTCGCCCACGAGATCGGCGCCTCCAGGCAGCAGATCGAGCAGCATATCGGCAGGCCGGTGACGACGTTCTGCTACCCGAACGGACAGGCAAGGGATTACAATGCAACCACCTTGCATGAGGTCGAACGCAGTGGCTACGTCTGCGCCGTATCGGCCCATGGCGGACTTGTCGATCCCGCCGTGAGCAACCTGTTTCACCTGCCACGGGTACCCGGTCCGAACACGCGTGATCAATTCGTGCGCACGATCAGCGGCCTGACACATCTGCGCCAGAAACTCCCCGACAAATGGACCTGA